A window of Pirellula sp. SH-Sr6A contains these coding sequences:
- a CDS encoding sugar transferase, whose translation MKRLMDLVISGTVLLLLSPVLVVVILILKLTGEREAFYFQDRVGFMGKIIPVTKFVTMVKNSPNIGTRDITLRNDPRVLPVGKFLRKSKLNEVPQLWDVFVGKLSLVGWRPLMPKGFADYPQWVQEKIVHVKPGLTGIGSLVFRDEEAIIARAQKDGRDLRQCYREDIMPFKGELESWYVDHPGILTDFKILVATAIAVLFPRWRGFWNWFPGIPKPQSPILQDVLGVTP comes from the coding sequence GTGAAGCGTTTGATGGATTTGGTGATTTCCGGGACGGTACTCCTCCTGTTATCTCCAGTGCTAGTAGTGGTCATTCTCATTCTCAAACTGACGGGAGAACGTGAAGCCTTTTACTTTCAGGACCGAGTGGGTTTCATGGGGAAGATCATTCCCGTGACGAAGTTTGTCACGATGGTCAAGAACAGTCCCAATATCGGGACGCGGGACATCACGTTGCGCAATGACCCACGCGTCCTACCCGTTGGCAAGTTTCTTCGCAAGTCGAAGCTCAATGAAGTACCGCAGCTGTGGGACGTCTTCGTAGGCAAACTGTCATTGGTCGGATGGCGACCGCTGATGCCCAAGGGCTTTGCCGATTATCCGCAGTGGGTGCAAGAAAAAATCGTGCACGTGAAGCCGGGTTTGACGGGGATCGGCTCGCTCGTTTTTCGAGATGAAGAAGCGATCATCGCTCGGGCACAAAAAGATGGTCGGGATTTGCGGCAGTGCTACCGCGAGGACATCATGCCTTTCAAAGGGGAGCTTGAAAGTTGGTATGTGGACCATCCGGGGATCCTCACCGATTTCAAGATTCTCGTCGCGACCGCCATTGCAGTCCTTTTTCCACGCTGGCGAGGATTTTGGAATTGGTTCCCAGGCATCCCGAAGCCTCAGTCTCCGATCCTCCAAGATGTCCTTGGCGTTACACCGTAA
- the xrtU gene encoding exosortase U, producing the protein MMDNAPTTTPAATPPTTSGTTSTSSPVRIASPIDIVYALILLSLGPMVWLQANSLWNRPHLQFFPLAWLAFGYFLFDRSKGVLGIANSQRQVAAIGVMLVSLVAAVEAVLISSPWLSYVAGVLVIVSWMLLRVTRLGWHQVLGISSLLWITVPLPAGYDNKLIQYLQAQSSYTASMVLDAIGILHVREGNILQLMEKRLFVDEACSGVDSLYALMAISLTLVLWMRQPLSVAIGALCMVPVWASCSNILRLVTIVLSLEWLGLDLSSGTPHTILGLVVFVIAFACDFAFIQFLGAVVELPHQTKKANLLKDRPGRSFGFTRSERHLQRGPELALPVASSNSSTALRWAWILSGALALCFLGVGAYSTRVLSGGTIFRFPEFTEASLAKLKESLQLPNDLNDWKLFRTELVERSKENSMGQFSHVWLYNSTSTTGTLSVDFPFRGFHLLDICYEGAGWRQQETQPVIESPLNDPQFASKGDCQVHFLDLIKDTGEYAYVAYVQFQLDGTPVKSAAVSRGFERFEQTFLEPVTYQIQSIALSNQPIPASAREATLKNLLAAATKVRPTFVGIETKD; encoded by the coding sequence ATGATGGATAACGCTCCAACCACGACTCCAGCGGCAACGCCGCCGACGACATCGGGCACCACTTCGACCTCGAGTCCGGTCCGCATCGCCTCCCCGATCGACATCGTTTACGCGTTGATCTTGCTGAGTTTGGGGCCAATGGTCTGGCTCCAAGCCAACAGTTTGTGGAATCGCCCGCACCTGCAGTTCTTCCCGCTCGCTTGGTTGGCATTTGGATATTTTCTCTTCGATCGCAGCAAGGGCGTGCTGGGAATCGCCAATTCGCAGCGTCAAGTTGCTGCGATCGGAGTCATGCTCGTCAGCTTGGTGGCCGCTGTCGAGGCGGTGTTGATTTCTTCGCCGTGGCTCTCGTATGTCGCTGGCGTTTTGGTCATCGTCTCCTGGATGTTGCTTCGCGTAACCAGATTGGGATGGCATCAGGTGCTCGGAATCTCCAGTTTGCTCTGGATCACCGTCCCCTTGCCCGCGGGTTACGACAACAAGCTCATTCAGTATCTGCAAGCGCAATCGAGCTACACAGCGAGCATGGTGCTCGACGCGATTGGGATCCTCCATGTCCGCGAAGGAAACATTCTTCAGTTGATGGAGAAGAGATTGTTTGTCGATGAGGCTTGCAGCGGCGTTGACAGTCTTTATGCGTTGATGGCCATTTCACTGACGCTGGTTCTTTGGATGCGTCAACCACTTTCGGTCGCTATTGGAGCATTGTGCATGGTCCCCGTGTGGGCCTCGTGCAGCAACATCCTCCGATTGGTAACCATCGTTTTATCCCTTGAGTGGTTGGGGCTCGATTTGTCATCGGGTACTCCCCATACGATTTTGGGTTTGGTCGTCTTCGTCATTGCGTTCGCTTGCGACTTTGCGTTCATTCAGTTCTTAGGCGCTGTCGTGGAGCTTCCCCATCAAACCAAAAAAGCCAACTTGTTGAAAGATCGCCCGGGCCGTTCGTTTGGATTCACACGTTCCGAACGCCACTTGCAGCGTGGTCCTGAATTGGCTTTACCCGTGGCATCGTCCAATTCCTCCACCGCGCTGCGATGGGCATGGATTCTTTCCGGAGCCTTAGCTCTTTGCTTTCTAGGTGTTGGCGCTTATTCGACTCGCGTTTTGTCGGGGGGCACTATTTTTCGATTCCCTGAGTTCACCGAAGCGTCCCTGGCGAAGCTGAAAGAGTCGTTGCAGTTACCAAACGACTTGAATGATTGGAAGCTTTTCCGAACCGAGTTGGTGGAGCGAAGCAAAGAGAACTCAATGGGACAGTTCTCGCATGTGTGGCTTTACAACTCCACCAGTACGACGGGAACCCTCTCCGTCGATTTCCCATTTCGCGGCTTCCACTTGCTCGACATTTGCTACGAAGGTGCCGGGTGGCGTCAGCAAGAAACGCAGCCTGTCATCGAAAGCCCCTTGAACGATCCTCAGTTTGCCAGCAAGGGAGATTGTCAGGTTCACTTTTTGGATTTGATCAAGGACACCGGGGAGTACGCCTATGTCGCGTATGTGCAGTTCCAGTTGGACGGCACACCGGTCAAGAGTGCTGCGGTATCGCGTGGCTTCGAGCGATTTGAACAGACATTCTTAGAACCGGTCACTTACCAGATCCAGTCGATCGCATTGTCCAACCAACCGATTCCCGCCAGCGCGCGCGAAGCCACGCTGAAGAACCTTTTGGCTGCTGCGACCAAGGTACGTCCCACATTCGTCGGAATTGAAACCAAAGACTGA
- a CDS encoding beta-ketoacyl-[acyl-carrier-protein] synthase family protein codes for MSSACSLLPDHQRVVITGLGVVSPLGRDLESFWKNISAGACGISQLDCLPQDSQTASFGGQAKCFTGDIGDFGPLDKALQRAIKKNQKVMCREIELGVAACQLALHHSGLSDPSLRQPDRTGIVFGSDYILTRPEEFADGVKACMDDHNQFPMPLWPGTGRPQVNPLWLLKYLPNMPASHVAIYNDLRGPSNSVTIREASSAASITEAVATIRRGSADVMLAGATGSRLEPLRALHFATSEKLADEADPTKMSRPFGKERSGGILGEGAGALVLESLAHAKARGAKIWGEIMGGAGSAVCAELHEAEIDSIRIATSNVLRSLMRKAEAAGANLAPEAWHIHACGKSEPDHDRSEALGIVDCVGESGPVVTAAKSYFGNLGAGSAAVEIVASCLALEHRELFGLVAPQNIDEACAIRPATAGVAPGDWFVSLSYSSQGQAAGVCVRRFVSA; via the coding sequence ATGTCATCTGCCTGTTCGCTGTTGCCTGACCACCAACGTGTCGTCATCACAGGACTGGGAGTGGTTTCTCCGCTCGGCCGCGACTTGGAGTCCTTCTGGAAAAACATTTCCGCCGGTGCTTGCGGGATCTCCCAACTGGACTGCCTTCCCCAAGACAGCCAAACCGCTAGCTTTGGCGGGCAAGCCAAATGCTTCACCGGCGACATCGGAGATTTCGGCCCCCTCGACAAGGCTTTGCAGAGAGCGATCAAAAAGAATCAAAAGGTGATGTGCCGGGAGATCGAACTCGGCGTCGCCGCTTGCCAGCTGGCTCTCCATCATAGCGGTCTGTCCGATCCCTCGCTTCGACAGCCGGACCGGACAGGTATCGTCTTCGGAAGTGACTACATTCTCACCCGGCCGGAAGAGTTTGCCGACGGCGTGAAGGCTTGCATGGACGACCACAACCAATTTCCAATGCCTCTCTGGCCGGGGACGGGACGTCCTCAAGTCAATCCGCTCTGGCTTTTGAAATATCTCCCCAACATGCCCGCTAGCCACGTGGCGATCTACAACGATCTCCGCGGCCCTAGCAACTCGGTCACCATTCGAGAGGCGAGCAGCGCGGCTTCGATCACAGAAGCGGTCGCGACCATCCGCCGAGGCTCGGCTGATGTCATGCTGGCCGGCGCGACCGGTTCCCGCCTGGAACCCCTACGTGCCCTCCATTTCGCCACCTCCGAAAAACTTGCCGATGAAGCCGATCCGACGAAGATGTCACGGCCTTTCGGCAAAGAGCGGAGCGGCGGGATCCTCGGCGAAGGAGCCGGGGCTTTGGTTCTCGAATCGCTGGCACATGCCAAGGCCCGTGGCGCGAAGATTTGGGGAGAAATTATGGGTGGTGCTGGTTCTGCAGTCTGTGCGGAATTGCACGAAGCCGAAATCGATAGCATCCGCATCGCGACCTCCAATGTTTTGCGAAGCTTGATGCGCAAGGCAGAAGCCGCGGGTGCAAACCTTGCCCCCGAAGCGTGGCATATCCATGCGTGCGGCAAGAGCGAGCCGGACCACGACCGATCCGAGGCGCTCGGGATCGTGGACTGTGTTGGCGAATCGGGGCCGGTGGTCACCGCTGCCAAGAGCTACTTCGGTAATCTGGGAGCCGGAAGCGCGGCGGTGGAAATCGTCGCCAGCTGCTTGGCTTTGGAACATCGCGAGCTGTTCGGACTGGTCGCCCCCCAAAATATCGACGAAGCCTGCGCTATCCGCCCCGCAACGGCCGGAGTCGCACCTGGAGATTGGTTCGTTAGCCTTTCCTACTCGAGCCAAGGCCAAGCGGCGGGTGTTTGCGTCCGACGTTTCGTTTCGGCTTGA
- the rpmF gene encoding 50S ribosomal protein L32 — MAVPKRRHSNARSGKRRAHHQKKPRQIQFCPKCSSPTPTHHVCPKCGYYMGRVVVQASE; from the coding sequence ATGGCAGTACCTAAGAGACGACATTCGAACGCACGATCTGGCAAGCGACGAGCGCATCACCAAAAGAAGCCCCGTCAAATCCAGTTTTGCCCCAAGTGCAGCAGCCCTACCCCTACGCACCATGTATGCCCCAAGTGCGGCTACTACATGGGCCGTGTTGTCGTTCAAGCGAGCGAATAG